A single genomic interval of Geoalkalibacter sp. harbors:
- a CDS encoding diacylglycerol kinase, with protein MNSSPEQPEQLKPRNWYQSVNCAIEGILWAARTQRHMRVHLLAALGVLVAAALLRVSALEFILLTLAVILVLFAELFNTAIEVVVDLVSPGYHPLAKTIKDLAAGAVLMASIGAAILGYLAISSHFFGTLGEGLALLRPPAGEVAVVSILIVTILVVLLKSLIGRGRPLHGGMPSGHSAVAFSIATAVALSGVGPVIILLTLMLAVMVSHSRLLMEIHSLQEVLVGALLGVAVTLAIYFIL; from the coding sequence GTGAATTCCTCGCCTGAGCAACCCGAGCAACTCAAGCCGCGCAATTGGTACCAGAGCGTCAACTGTGCCATCGAGGGCATCCTCTGGGCGGCGCGCACTCAGCGTCACATGCGCGTGCACCTGCTGGCGGCGCTTGGCGTGCTGGTCGCCGCGGCGCTTTTGCGGGTCAGTGCCTTGGAGTTCATCCTGCTGACCCTGGCGGTGATCCTGGTCCTGTTCGCCGAACTGTTCAACACCGCCATTGAAGTTGTGGTCGATCTGGTGTCGCCCGGTTATCATCCCCTGGCCAAAACCATCAAGGATCTAGCGGCGGGCGCGGTATTGATGGCGAGCATCGGCGCGGCCATTCTGGGCTACCTGGCGATTTCGAGTCATTTCTTCGGCACCCTGGGCGAGGGCTTGGCCTTGCTGCGGCCGCCGGCGGGTGAAGTGGCGGTGGTGTCGATCCTCATCGTCACCATTCTCGTGGTCCTGCTCAAATCTCTTATTGGGCGCGGGCGTCCGCTGCACGGCGGGATGCCGAGCGGCCACAGCGCCGTGGCGTTTTCCATCGCCACGGCGGTGGCGTTGAGCGGGGTCGGTCCGGTCATTATCTTGTTGACCCTGATGCTGGCGGTGATGGTGAGTCACAGCCGCCTGCTCATGGAAATCCATTCGTTGCAGGAAGTTCTGGTCGGTGCCCTGCTCGGGGTGGCCGTGACCCTGGCGATCTACTTTATCCTTTGA
- a CDS encoding hemolysin family protein: MEKLIFGKRRALTEEDLQNIIDESEEEGIINEGEGEMLHSIFEFGDTVVREIMVPRTDMVCCPTTAGFRQILNAILTSGHSRIPIYEGSPDRIVGVVYAKDLLRYWGRSEEDISIPRVMRTPFFVPETKNVQELLQDFRSRRVHLAIAVDEYGGTSGLITIEDLIEEIVGDIQDEYDLEEEWLQPQEDGSVLVDCRLNIEEFEEYFSTEVEREKFDTVAGYVFNLLGRVPHEGEEIRDRDLLLTVTECDTQKIRKVRVRRVPLDAESNSSSGAS, from the coding sequence ATGGAGAAGCTCATCTTCGGCAAAAGGCGCGCCTTGACCGAGGAGGATCTGCAGAACATCATCGACGAATCGGAGGAAGAAGGGATCATCAACGAAGGGGAGGGCGAAATGCTCCACTCCATCTTCGAGTTCGGTGATACCGTCGTGCGCGAGATCATGGTGCCGCGCACCGACATGGTCTGTTGCCCGACCACCGCCGGTTTCCGTCAGATTCTCAATGCGATTCTCACCAGCGGCCACTCGCGCATCCCCATTTACGAGGGTTCGCCGGATCGCATCGTCGGCGTGGTTTACGCCAAGGATTTGCTGCGCTATTGGGGGCGTTCCGAAGAGGACATCAGCATTCCCCGCGTCATGCGCACGCCCTTCTTCGTGCCGGAAACCAAGAACGTGCAGGAATTGTTGCAGGATTTTCGCTCGCGGCGGGTTCATCTGGCGATTGCCGTGGATGAGTACGGCGGCACCTCGGGCCTGATCACCATCGAGGATCTCATCGAGGAGATCGTCGGCGATATCCAGGATGAATATGATCTGGAAGAAGAATGGCTGCAACCGCAGGAGGACGGCTCGGTTCTGGTGGACTGCCGGCTCAATATCGAGGAATTCGAGGAATATTTCAGCACCGAGGTCGAGCGGGAAAAGTTCGACACGGTGGCGGGCTATGTCTTCAATCTGCTCGGGCGCGTGCCCCACGAAGGCGAGGAAATACGCGATCGCGACCTGCTGCTGACCGTGACCGAGTGCGATACGCAGAAAATCCGCAAGGTCCGCGTACGTCGGGTGCCCCTTGATGCGGAGAGCAATTCGAGCTCCGGCGCTTCATGA